In a genomic window of Deinococcus metalli:
- a CDS encoding P-II family nitrogen regulator — protein MKLITAVVRPERVQHVKQALFQAGISGMTLSRVSGHGGEQIVVEHYRGTHVMVEFHDKVEFMIAVSDPFEQAAVDAIMRGARTGEVGDGKVLVQSLERVVRIRTGEEDNAALTPVNETKLTPDQP, from the coding sequence ATGAAGCTCATCACGGCGGTCGTCCGGCCCGAGCGGGTTCAGCACGTGAAGCAGGCGCTGTTCCAGGCGGGCATCAGCGGCATGACCCTGTCGCGCGTCAGCGGGCATGGCGGCGAGCAGATCGTGGTCGAGCACTACCGCGGCACCCACGTGATGGTCGAGTTCCACGACAAGGTCGAATTCATGATCGCGGTCAGCGACCCCTTCGAGCAGGCCGCCGTCGACGCGATCATGCGCGGCGCGCGCACCGGCGAGGTCGGCGACGGCAAGGTGCTCGTGCAGAGCCTCGAGCGCGTGGTGCGTATCCGCACGGGCGAGGAGGACAACGCCGCCCTGACGCCTGTCAACGAGACCAAACTCACCCCGGACCAACCGTGA
- a CDS encoding ammonium transporter, producing the protein MIPRFPSGRTLLPLALLLGGVAFAQGTAPKMDTGDTAWMIVASALVLLMTPGLAFFYGGLSRTQSVLNTMMMSVVSIGLVGVLWMLGGYSIAFSAGGNAFFGGLANAGFAGMKDQLSGTIPSYVFAAFQAMFAIIALALISGAVIERMRFGAFVLFGGLWSLLIYSPLAHWVWNADGWLFKLGALDFAGGTVIHIAAGVSGLVAASVLGSRIGFPKTAHVPHNVPFVLLGAGLLWFGWMGFNAGSALAANQTAALAFMTTLIAPAAAMLTWLGLESVRSGKPTAVGAATGLVVGLVAITPACAFVSPMASVLVGALGAAASFAAVQYKAAMKADDALDVFACHGVAGIVGALLTGALAFTTGSGKPWGEQMLIQIAGVLASVVWTGVGTFVLLKLVGLVMPLRVPANQEIVGIDVSAHSEQGYSDSETGLGAPVFVGGD; encoded by the coding sequence ATGATCCCCCGATTCCCCTCCGGCCGTACCCTCCTCCCCCTGGCCCTGCTGCTCGGCGGCGTGGCCTTCGCCCAGGGCACCGCGCCCAAGATGGACACCGGCGACACCGCGTGGATGATCGTCGCGTCCGCCCTGGTCCTCCTGATGACGCCCGGCCTGGCCTTCTTCTACGGCGGCCTGAGCCGCACGCAGAGCGTCCTGAACACCATGATGATGAGCGTCGTGTCGATCGGGCTGGTCGGCGTCCTGTGGATGCTGGGCGGCTACTCGATCGCCTTCAGCGCTGGCGGCAACGCCTTCTTCGGCGGGCTGGCGAACGCGGGCTTCGCGGGCATGAAGGACCAGCTGAGCGGCACCATTCCGTCGTACGTGTTCGCGGCCTTCCAGGCGATGTTCGCGATCATCGCCCTGGCGCTGATCAGCGGCGCGGTCATCGAGCGCATGCGCTTCGGGGCCTTCGTGCTGTTCGGTGGGCTGTGGAGCCTGCTGATCTACTCGCCGCTGGCCCACTGGGTGTGGAACGCGGACGGCTGGCTGTTCAAGCTGGGCGCCCTGGACTTCGCAGGCGGCACCGTGATTCACATCGCCGCCGGGGTGTCGGGCCTGGTCGCCGCCTCGGTGCTCGGCAGCCGCATCGGCTTCCCCAAGACCGCCCACGTGCCGCACAACGTGCCCTTCGTGCTGCTCGGCGCCGGCCTGCTGTGGTTCGGCTGGATGGGCTTTAACGCCGGCTCCGCGCTGGCCGCCAACCAGACCGCCGCGCTGGCCTTCATGACCACCCTGATCGCTCCCGCCGCCGCGATGCTCACGTGGCTGGGCCTGGAGAGCGTCCGCTCCGGCAAGCCCACCGCCGTCGGCGCCGCCACCGGCCTGGTCGTCGGCCTGGTCGCCATCACCCCGGCGTGCGCCTTCGTCAGCCCGATGGCCTCGGTGCTGGTGGGTGCGCTGGGCGCCGCCGCGAGCTTCGCCGCCGTGCAGTACAAGGCCGCCATGAAGGCCGACGACGCGCTGGACGTGTTCGCGTGCCACGGGGTCGCCGGGATCGTCGGCGCCCTCCTGACCGGCGCGCTGGCCTTCACGACCGGCAGCGGCAAGCCCTGGGGCGAGCAGATGCTCATCCAGATCGCCGGCGTGCTCGCCAGCGTCGTGTGGACCGGCGTGGGCACCTTCGTCCTCCTGAAACTGGTGGGACTGGTCATGCCGCTGCGCGTGCCGGCCAACCAGGAGATCGTGGGGATCGACGTCAGCGCCCACTCCGAGCAGGGCTACTCCGACAGCGAAACCGGCCTGGGCGCTCCCGTCTTCGTCGGCGGCGACTGA
- a CDS encoding M42 family metallopeptidase: MPTTDLRLDVLMHLSNLPGVPGQEDAVRDFVLGELDGLVDEVRVDALGNVIARRAAREAAAGETVERVMVSAHMDEIGFLVRYIDEQGYLRVQALGGFDPRNLFARTVTVHARGGTLPGILTPGGRPVHVSTPEERKAIPEVRDFVVDLGLDVAEVRRRVRVGDMVTLDQAARQVGALVCGKAMDDRASVFVLLETLRQFAEQRPRHDILAVFSVQEEVGLRGAGVAAYGAQPTIGIGLDVTLAVDTPGARPDEAVTRVGGGIGIKVFDSSMISTRWLVDHFADLAEAQGIPAQLEVLAQGGTDGAAIQRSRAGVPSVTLSVPTRYIHTVVEAVHVDDLRAGVDLLCAYLR; this comes from the coding sequence ATGCCCACAACCGATCTGCGCCTGGACGTCCTGATGCACCTCTCGAACCTGCCGGGGGTGCCCGGTCAGGAGGACGCAGTGCGCGACTTCGTGCTGGGGGAACTGGACGGTCTGGTGGACGAGGTGCGCGTGGACGCCCTGGGGAACGTGATCGCCCGGCGGGCGGCGCGCGAGGCCGCGGCGGGGGAGACCGTCGAGCGCGTGATGGTGAGTGCGCACATGGACGAGATCGGCTTCCTGGTGCGCTACATCGACGAGCAGGGCTATCTGCGCGTGCAGGCGCTGGGCGGCTTCGATCCGCGCAACCTCTTCGCGCGCACCGTGACCGTGCATGCGCGGGGCGGTACGCTGCCCGGCATCCTCACGCCGGGGGGGCGACCGGTGCACGTCTCCACGCCCGAGGAACGCAAGGCGATTCCCGAGGTGCGCGACTTCGTGGTGGACCTCGGCCTGGACGTGGCCGAGGTCCGCCGCCGCGTGCGGGTCGGGGACATGGTCACGCTCGACCAGGCGGCGCGGCAGGTGGGCGCGCTGGTGTGCGGCAAGGCCATGGACGACCGGGCGTCGGTCTTCGTGCTGCTCGAAACCCTGCGCCAGTTCGCGGAGCAGCGGCCCCGCCACGACATCCTCGCCGTGTTCTCGGTGCAGGAGGAGGTGGGGTTGCGCGGCGCGGGCGTCGCGGCGTACGGCGCGCAGCCGACCATCGGGATCGGGCTGGACGTGACGCTGGCGGTGGACACGCCGGGGGCGCGGCCCGACGAGGCAGTCACGCGGGTGGGCGGGGGCATCGGCATCAAGGTGTTCGACTCGAGCATGATCTCGACCCGCTGGCTGGTGGACCACTTCGCGGATCTGGCCGAGGCGCAGGGCATTCCGGCGCAGCTGGAGGTGCTCGCCCAGGGGGGCACGGACGGCGCGGCCATCCAGCGCTCGCGGGCCGGCGTGCCCAGCGTGACCCTCAGCGTGCCCACGCGCTACATCCATACCGTCGTGGAGGCCGTACACGTGGACGACCTGCGCGCGGGTGTGGACCTGCTGTGCGCGTACCTGCGCTGA
- a CDS encoding P-II family nitrogen regulator, with product MKLITAVIRPERVQQVKEALFQAGISGITLSRVSGHGGEQEVVEHYRGTRVMVEFHDKVEVRMAVSEPFVQAAIDAIVRGARTGEVGDGKIFVQNLDRVVRIRTGEQDNAALTPVTETRLTPA from the coding sequence ATGAAACTCATCACGGCAGTCATCAGGCCCGAACGCGTCCAACAGGTGAAAGAGGCGCTGTTCCAGGCAGGCATCAGCGGCATCACCCTGTCGCGCGTCAGCGGCCACGGCGGCGAGCAGGAAGTCGTCGAGCATTACCGCGGCACCCGCGTGATGGTCGAGTTCCACGACAAGGTCGAGGTCCGCATGGCGGTCTCGGAACCCTTCGTGCAGGCCGCCATCGACGCGATCGTGCGCGGCGCGCGCACCGGCGAGGTCGGCGACGGCAAGATCTTCGTGCAGAACCTCGACCGCGTGGTGCGTATCCGGACCGGCGAGCAGGACAATGCCGCCCTCACCCCCGTCACCGAGACGCGTCTCACGCCCGCGTGA
- the pth gene encoding aminoacyl-tRNA hydrolase: protein MKLVVGLGNPGTQYVHTRHNVGWLVVDEVARRAGATWRKEGKDAEVAEVRVGSEKVLLVKPQTFMNTSGRAVAPFVSFYKLEGRDLLAVQDDLDSPFGLLRLRPSGRHGGQNGVRDIIRLLGHEAFPRLKLGISRPPTGWDPADWVLSRWRPEEAATLAQLVRLGADAVAVWASSGLAEAQLQFNGTDLRPKPSTPTSTPADGLDAGSAAGGDKPVS, encoded by the coding sequence ATGAAGCTGGTGGTGGGCCTGGGCAACCCCGGCACGCAGTACGTCCACACCCGGCACAACGTGGGCTGGCTGGTCGTGGACGAGGTCGCCCGCCGCGCCGGGGCCACGTGGCGCAAGGAAGGCAAGGACGCCGAGGTCGCGGAGGTGCGCGTGGGCAGCGAGAAGGTGCTGCTGGTCAAGCCGCAGACGTTCATGAACACCTCCGGCCGGGCGGTCGCGCCCTTCGTGTCGTTCTACAAGCTCGAAGGCCGTGACCTGCTGGCCGTCCAGGACGACCTGGACAGTCCCTTCGGCCTGCTGCGCCTGCGGCCCTCGGGGCGGCACGGCGGTCAGAACGGCGTCCGCGACATCATCCGGCTGCTGGGCCACGAGGCCTTTCCGCGCCTGAAGCTCGGCATCTCGCGTCCCCCGACGGGGTGGGACCCGGCGGACTGGGTGCTCAGCCGCTGGCGGCCAGAGGAGGCGGCCACGCTCGCGCAGCTCGTGCGGCTGGGCGCGGACGCCGTGGCGGTGTGGGCGTCGTCGGGCCTGGCCGAGGCGCAGCTTCAGTTCAACGGCACGGACCTGCGGCCCAAGCCGTCCACACCGACGTCCACTCCAGCCGACGGGCTGGATGCCGGGTCAGCAGCGGGCGGGGACAAGCCCGTATCCTGA
- a CDS encoding DUF4126 domain-containing protein: MELLTGLLSSLGLSGAAGLNAYIPLLLVGLLSRAGVMHLSAPFDLLMNPWVLLGVAVLGALDFVGDKIPGVDHALHVVGGVVNAAAGAVLFASHAGVADVPPSLALVLGVIVAGGVHGARTAVRPVATATTAGLGNPVVSTVEDGTSLLMSVLAVFAPVLAVLLLAVIAVVGYRLWSRLGGRRRAL; encoded by the coding sequence ATGGAACTGCTCACCGGTCTGCTGTCCTCGCTGGGCCTGTCGGGCGCGGCGGGCCTGAACGCGTATATTCCGCTGCTGCTGGTGGGCCTGCTGTCGCGCGCGGGCGTGATGCACCTGTCGGCGCCCTTCGACCTGCTGATGAACCCGTGGGTGCTGCTGGGCGTGGCGGTGCTGGGCGCGCTGGACTTCGTGGGCGACAAGATTCCCGGCGTGGACCACGCGCTGCACGTGGTCGGCGGCGTGGTGAACGCGGCGGCCGGGGCGGTGCTGTTCGCGTCGCACGCGGGCGTGGCGGACGTGCCGCCCTCGCTGGCGCTGGTGCTGGGCGTGATCGTGGCGGGCGGCGTGCACGGAGCGCGCACGGCCGTGCGGCCAGTGGCGACCGCCACGACCGCCGGCCTGGGCAATCCGGTGGTGAGCACCGTCGAGGACGGCACCAGCCTGCTGATGAGCGTGCTGGCCGTGTTCGCCCCGGTGCTCGCCGTGCTGCTGCTGGCGGTGATCGCGGTGGTCGGCTACCGGCTGTGGTCGCGGCTGGGCGGGCGGCGACGGGCGCTGTAG